A portion of the Sphaerodactylus townsendi isolate TG3544 unplaced genomic scaffold, MPM_Stown_v2.3 scaffold_22, whole genome shotgun sequence genome contains these proteins:
- the LOC125425214 gene encoding transcription factor CP2-like, giving the protein MERLGRELLILRVADATSVLSPLTRRGSNCVPQKTGCQVERSQSQPPSVSFCTSRNGSPNHQPEPPAPITDNLLPTTTPQEAQQWLLRNRFSTFSRLFTNFSGADLLKLTREDVIQICGPADGIRLFNALKGRYVTSEWVSDSCWKLLLGAAIKTGLLLFGA; this is encoded by the exons ATGGAGAGGTTGGGCAGGGAACTGTTGATCTTACGGGTGGCTGATGCTACATCTGTACTGTCCCCTTTGACAAGACGTGGTTCAAACTGTGTGCCTCAGAAGACTGGGTGTcaagtggagagaagccagtctCAGCcgccttctgtttctttttgcacATCTAGAAACGGGTCTCCAAACCATCAGCCTGAACCTCCTGCTCCAATTACAGAT AACCTTCTCCCAACAACCACACCTCAGGAAGCTCAGCAGTGGCTGCTTCGAAACCGCTTCTCTACTTTCTCTCGGCTTTTCACAAATTTTTCAG GGGCAGATTTATTGAAACTAACCAGAGAAGATGTCATTCAGATTTGTGGTCCTGCAGATGGCATCAGGCTCTTCAACGCATTAAAAGGACGGTACGTAACATCAGAATGGGTTTCAGACAGTTGTTGGAAACTTTTACTCGGAGCCGCAATAAAAACAGGGCTCCTGCTTTTTGGTGCTTGA